ctatcccccaaggtacaatctacactaatgtaccccctaggactcattattggacctcaaggtaactatggggCCAAAAAAGTACATTTATGTTCCCAAAcaatatataaagggtacaaataagtacctcagagcaggggttctcaaccgtttctactttaaggcccacctattcatactcatAACgaatcggggcccattaaaaaaagatccccgattattttggctcatctattctaatagcatctaataatctactgtaaagtgtattaatgggatccaacatcactccctgttacagatctgagcccaggaattaaataaatgcaataaaaacaaactgtttttaattgtaggtatgaaGCCAAACCCATGcctgcagggcattctcactcaaaagggattaatgatccaaaagtggagtctggtccattaacacaagaacttattgccatgtttggtttcagcaaacaagcaagttattaaaaccaagaagtggctatagaaaccactcaatgggattcgatccttacacgctaacaaagaaagatttttcctatgaattgggaaattatccatctgttgagttccccgacatctcagactacctggtgctgcagacatcgttctacatggacacacagagaaaacctggaagagaacaactttttatatgtgtctgggttaaagatctggggatcaggacactacaagatagacggcgggaGACGGATCtacgtgcaggaagagtgtttattagcaggtgtgatgtttacaaaaacgaaagcagaatcataaagcagaggatttaaacagcgttataaacatggctcgaAACAAACaggacagtgatgatgataatacttcgcaaagcctctgtgaaaacagcatccctaTCTGCGTGCGCTGATTGTgcccaaatcagtatcaggtgtttcccataacgactgggtctcaAGAGCATGCACAATGCGCTCCGTGAGTGGGCGCGGCCGCTAGTGCTGCGCCAGAATCAAGTGCACAAAGGTGTGACAGTTAAgtgtttgcctgctgtgtgaccacaacttttagctcacgtgtatatcgccaccaaaatgcctcattttcattggtaACCCATCgttaagcatcgcgagctgtaatgtgactgtagcttaatgaggtgaATGTGACGTCGGACGCAACCCAGCAGTCataccctactatgagtaaaagttagcttcaacttgaaaaaaaaaatttgtggcccACTAGAGGGTGCTtcgtggcccactaatgggctgcggcccagtggttgagaaacactgcgttagagggtactgatccagtgacaagccgttgtacccctaaaggtacaatcatCATCTCTTCTGTTTCCTTCCTCGTGAATAAGGGTCGGAGATCATGGATTTAGTTGTATCTCTCCACTGTTTCCTGTTGTATGCCGTCCTGCTACATTTCACCAGCGACATCCCGCTCCAGTCTTTGATGTCATCTGAGCGTCTTCTTTTGGGTCGGCCTCTTGGCCTCTGACCTTCCATCTTCCCCTGTAGGATAACAGAAGAAAGCTTGCTGGCTCTAGTCATGTGTCCAAAGTAGTTGAGCTTCCTCTCCATGGTGTGTTGTAGCGACTGGAGTGTGGTTTGAAGTTCTTCCAGTATGGACTGGTTCGTTCTCATTTCAGTCCAGCTGACTCTGAGAAATCTCTGACAGGCACAGAGCTTGAAAGCCTCTATTTTGTTTTTATCATCGTCTTTTTTTAAAGTCCAGCTTTCACGCCCATGGGTTGCAATGGGCCACGCTAGCGTTCTGAGTAATTTCAGATTGGTGCGTATGCAAAGAGCATACACAGGTACAATactctattttctgagagtgcaaaaacaaacaaacatgcaacCAAAAAACAAAGCGCAAAACTTACATtagcaaagcgctgacactggagactccttccataaatgttaaataaacatctcattacagaaaacttcaccgtaCTAACAATTATATGATCTTGTTTGTTaaataaaacatattttttaTCTGATTACAATTAGCCGGGGATTTTTGTGACGTATCTGACATACGAGTCCCTGTGAATGCGttcttactatagaaatgataacatactGTATTAGAATGAGCACCTGTGCAGCTGTATTAATATCTATACGCTGTTGTAGAACATTAATCAACGTTTTCTGACCAAACAGATTCAAGAATTGCCTCAGTATAATGGTAGGTAAACATGGAGATCTTTTATTCTGTGGAGTATACAGTGTATATAGTGTACTAGCTGATGTATAGCCACGTGTTCATAGTTAAGGTGCTTAATATTTGTTTAAATTGACACAATATTCTATCATTCTAAAGACAAAAATTCATGTgctttttatttgttatctgtttaacTGTGGTTTTAATTCTTTCTCTCTGAGCACCTGGTAGCTTGTCCTGCATAAATAACTCTTTCCCCCACTGGTTTTCAAATCGAAAGTTACATGCAACCTCCctgcattttgttgttgttgttgttttccttgTACTGACACACTATACTCTATCTACTACAGTGGCCTCCAtagttattggcaccccttgtaatgaTTAGTCAAAAGGGtttgaaaaaaatccaccttttagtAAAGTCGCTTCATCTGAcactgaaaaaaataagaaaaatccaacatttgattgaaataaatttattcagagaaaaactaaTCCCTCAttgagaaataattattttcaacaaaaacacatgtgccactattattggcacccctggaagttatagatgaagctacttcaccaaaaggtggatttttttcgagccctttttactaatctttacaaggggggagAATAATCATGGAGGGTGTTGTAgatatactacacacacacacacacacacacacacacacacacacacacacacacacacaatagtttAATCTAAAGTCTATTTAGGCATCAATTATCAAAGATTAAGTGACTTTTTTTATCCAGATGTTGAGTCAGAAAATCTCTGATTTTGGTAGatataaaggaatataacatttcCACGTATAAAAAGATGTAGTGATTCTTATATGTCTACAGGGACAAAGTTTATGTTATGTGTTAAAGCTTTTTTAAAAACCCGTTTAATATCCAATTTCCCCCCAGTTATATTAGTACATTTGACTCTTTGTACAGGCTTATTGCACAAACTGTTTACTTAAAAATAGTTTGCAAATTCACTTTTTTCATGATCACAGTATTGTAATCAGCGTGACcaatgccatccatccatccattatctgtggccgcttatcttgttctacagggtcacaggtgagctggatcctatcccagctgactatgggtgagaggcggggttcaccctggacaagttgccaggttattgcagggctgacacacagagacacacaaccattcacactcacacctacggtcaatttagagccaccaattatcctaacctccccacacagacacaggaagtacatgcaaactccacacagaaaggccctcgctggcctcgaacccagaaccttcttgctgtgtggagacagtgctaaccactacaccaccgtgctgcccaatgttTCACTTTAATTACacccaataattaaaaaaacatcaaaatgtaaACCTATGCAAGAATTTACATTGTGTTTATTGTTCAAACAAAGTACAATATAgtgaagtaaagattataaaagatggcggcacggtggtgtagtggttagcgctgtcgcctcacagcaagaaggtccgggttcgagccccgtagccggcgagggcctttctgtgcggagtttgcatgttctccccgtgtccgcgtgggtttcctccgggtgctccggtttcccccacagtccaaagacatgcaggttaggttaactggtgactctaaattgagcgtaggtgtgaatgtgagtgtgaatggttgtctgtgtctatgtgtcagccctgtgatgacctggcgacttgtccagggtgtaccccgcctttcgcccgtagtcagctgggataggatccagcttgcctgcgaccctgtagaacaggataaagcggctacagataatgagatgagatgagatttttccttACCTCCAGGACAACATAAGTAaaaaatggctcatcttaccccgctctcccctactgtacATATAAACAGATATGTAAACAATATAAACAAATCAACACCAAGGAAAGGCTGCACATACAGACCATtgtatacaaacaaacaaatacataaaGTCGCATGTAATTAAATGAATAAGAAACGGATGCACAACTAAATGCAAGAGTTTACACAAAATAATGCCAGACTTGTTACCCACACAGATTTCCTgtttgtgtattttatatatatatatatatatatatatatatatatatatatatatatatatatatatatatatatatgagtgattccacgcttatgggtactgaaatggggacatgaacttatttttaaaaattcacctaaaaccatttctttttttaccatcaggtcacaaaacatgtaatctttaatgaatgatatgttaaaagataactttaattttctgagatgtaataaaaacatatttatatgccaaagtcaagcctaagagttccaaaatgatgtctgttacattacttctgttacgattgtccatctcgcgtctgttacaaattaattacaatctagctctataccatgttaatcttattgaaagaatgtgtatgtttattctactacacatgtttattaattatatttgctaaaacatcaccttcctatgtttcaaaaagtaattctacattgttaaaattgagaatatatatgtccacaacacttctgttacgttctgactttggcatataaatatagtttttattacatctcagaaaattaaagttatcttttaacatatcattcattaaagattacatgttttgtgacctgatggtaaaaaaaaagaaatggttttaggtgaatttttaaaaataagttcatgtccccatttcagtacccataagcgtggaatcactcatatataaaagatatttaatGTTTAGCACCTTAAATACTTTGTATGCAAAACTTTAAAACTATAATAATTAAATTACAAATATAAAACATTTCCAGCTCGATCATTGGTAGCCATGGTAATAAGGCAGGAAAGGAAACAACTTCCGCTTGTGGGAAACAAAGGTGTAGTAAGTGCAGTGGAGAGCATGAATATGAGCAGTGCGACAAGGACGCAAAGTTAAAATGTAGTAATTGTGGGGGGACACAGCTCTGCCTACAGAGGATGTGAAGTGAGCGAGAGAATGCGAGAGGTACAGCGGCTCAAAGTAACTCAAGGGTTATCATATGCAGAAGCAACAAAAACTGTTAAAAGGGTCGCAGCAGGCCCAGCCCCAGCTGTGAAAGAGGGGAGGCCGTGCGTAAAGTGTGACAAAATTAAAGAGGAAACACTGATTGTGTCTAAAAGTAATTTTATATTGTTCATGGCTGAGGTTATCAATTGTTCAGCACAGACTACAAGCCGAAcagagaaaattaaaattatagtcAAATCTGCTGAGAAATTCTTGGGTGTAAAAGAACTGTTGTGGGAATCAGTCAGGGATGCTTTAAATGAAGAGGTACAACAACAATCTCAAGTACGGGTTGGCTCAGGATAATGGTCTTGTTTATATTGCAATGGAATGCGAGGAGCTTAATAGCAAACGGgcaggaatttatttatttttttgggcttttttcacctttattggataggacagtgtagagacaggacaggaaatgagtgggagagagagagacagggagggatcgggaaatgaccttgggttggaatcaaacccaggtccccagatttatggtatgacgccctagccacctgagccacgacgccccacaggcaggaatttaaaaaatatatagatCATTTAAGTATAAAACCTAATGTTATATGCATACAGGAAACTTGGTTGATCCCCAAACTGGATTTTATTATTAAAGGATATactttagccctgtgatgacctggcgacttgtccagggtgtaccctgggataggatccagcttgcctgcgaccctgtagaacaggataaagcggctagagataatgagatgagatgggatataCTTTAATAAGGAGGGACAGAGAATCTGGAAAAGGTGGAGGAGTTATAACATTCATACAAAAAGGTATTCAATATAGGGAAATTACAAGAGGGAAAGATCTAGAATACACTATAATAGAGGTCTGGTCAAATGAAGGCAATATAGAAATAATAAATTACTATAACCCATGTAGGCAAATAGAATTAAGTCAATTGGCAGAAATTTGGAAAGATACAAAAGGGAGAGTGGTATGGTGTGGTGACTTTAATGCACATAGTACATTGTGGGGGGATAAGAATGATGTTAATGGGGATGTGATTATAGAATTTATGGATGAGGAAGAATTAGTTTGTTTGAATGATGGGTCAGGTACTGGATTGGATGTTGTTAGGGGCACAGAGTCAGCAATAGACCTCACATTAGCTACAATAACATTAGCAAATAAGTGTGAGTGGGAGGTATTGAATGATAATACTATAGGTAGTGATCACTTCCCTATTAAAATTCAAGTGGGTATGGAAGTTCAATTTGAATATGAAGTTAAAAATGAGAGATGGATTTTAGAGAAAGCGGACTGGGACAAATTTAGAGAGGTAAGTGATGAAATGCTGTCAGTAATAGATATAAATAAAGATATTGAAAGCTTATGTAAAGATATTAGTGCCGGCATAATTAGTGCAGAAAGTTTAGCCATTCCTAAGTCCAAACCTAAGCAGTTAAGTAAGATAGTTCCATGGTGGTCTAATGAatgcaaaaaagcaataaaagatGGGAACAAAGCATTTAGAGTCCTGAAAAGAACGCACAATTTCCAAAATTTAATTGGATTTAAGAAGTCTCAAGCGGTTGTAAGGAAAACCATAAGGGAATGGTTACTGGAGAAAGTTTTGTGATTCTATAGGAAGAACTACTCCAGTGGAGAGAGTCCAGGGCATgataaagaaaatgaaaggaagtgGGAAAGAATATGGTTATCCTGTGTTGATTGACGGTCAAAATATAGCCATTAGTAGTATTGACAAAGCAGAGATAATGGCAAagacatttaggccctgtccacatggcaacggattcaggtgaatctgataaaattgtttatcgtttcagcctggcgtccacacggcactggcgtttcgggtgccccaaaatgaaatcttttgagaacgggttccagagtggaaaaatctggcaacggagccgttgcgaagtcgtctggatgagtagaacggatttgtttacgatgatgtcacaaccacatgactgtcagtgcttcacgctgggtagaagtgtaacgaactcgatgtgagttgtcaacaaatcctataacttggttcatgaaacgcgcttacaaaatattttcactgtgaatatttattgtgtaatggtgcaaagtgagacagagagagagagagagagagagagagagactctgcccttagggcagagtctttagtccaaacactgcggaagctaatgtggctaatgctacagaagaaggggtttatgcgcatgcatgtaCTTCTTCTtccattgttctggtgtctccgatgggaccgtcttacagcgcacgtagaggtgtggcatgtgtattgcatcgttttcagcaagcgttgcgttgccatatggacccaaaatttaactgatccgttgcccatgtggacgcgatatttaaaaaaaaaatctcgttgctgttgtcgtgtggatgtagccttagtaagGTACACAGCACTGAAAATCTTAGCCATCAGGAAAAGAGAGCAAGGGCAGAAACAGTTAAAAATTGTCAGCAGGACTGTGAAGAGGTGATTGGTGAGGAGTTGAATGAACTACTCACAATAACTGAACTTAATAATGCACTAAGAAAGTTAGGTAAGTCTTCTCCAGGGGAGGATGGGATTTGTTATTCTATGTTAGAGAACCTAACTGATAAAGGAAAGGAAGTTCTATTGGGTCTTTATAATAGGGTCTGGACAGAGGGAATAATACCAAAAGTATGGAAAGAATCTATAATTATCCCTATTAAAAAGCCTGGGAAAGACCCAAAGATCCCTAGCAACTACAGACCAACAGCACTAACATCTCAGATGGGGAAAACAATGGAAAGAATAATAAATAACAGGCTAATATATACAGTTGAGGCTAAAGGACTGATAGAAAATTATCAGAGTGGTTTTAGAAGAGGCAGAGGCACCATGGACCCTTTAGTATATTTAGAGGATACCATAAGAAGAGCCCATGTGAATAAGGAATCAGGTGTGGCTGTCTTTTTTGATATTGAGAAAGCGTATGACATGATGTGGAAGGAGGGCCTTTTGATTAAGTTAAATCATATGGGAGTCAAGGGAAGAGTTTTTACATGGGTTAAGGAATTCTTATCAGATAGAACAATAAAGGTGAGGATTAACGGAGTGACAAGTGAGCGGTATCAGGTAGAAAATGGTATCCCACAAGGGAGCATTATCAGTCCTTTACTGTTTTCCATTATGATAAATGATATTTTTAAGGAAGTAGAGAATTTTGTGGATGTAGCattgtttgcagatgatgatgCTTTATGGAAAAGAGGGAGAAATATTGAACTTGTGGTGAGTAAGATACAGCAAGCAGTTGATGTAGTGAATAAATGGTCCAATAGATGGGGTTTtaggtagtctggttaacaccagaccatatcacaagtgaaatatggtctggaatctgcctattgcacggtggtgtagtggttagcgctgtcgcctcacagcaagaaggtcctgggttcgagccccggggccggcaagggcctttctgtgtggagtttgcatgttctccccgtgtccgcgtgggtttcctccgggtgctctggtttcccccacagtccaaagacatgcaggttaggttaactggtgactctaaattgagcgtagatgtgaatgtgagtgtgaatggttgtctgtgtctatgtgtcagccctgtgatgacctggtgacttgtccagggtgaaccccgcctttcgcccgtagtcagctgggataggctccagctcgcctgcgaccctgtagaacaggataaagcgactcgagataatgagatgagatgagaatccgcctattgaatttctcgtaggggaggtgtggtttacgattgtcaacggccgtttattggacggtgcgaatgtctatcatttggcgtatacgtagcccatggccaatcatggcagttgtacccggtgacgtagttagagcgatgaagaagacgaagaaagactgaaacgccaaacgctgttcttttttttaaaacaaacttttgctctaaactattcagaacagtgtctaaagcttgatcgaaagtttggttcgtatcgctcgccgccatgttaaatgtgatccgtaaacagtcccaaataaactacaagcttccgtttgtcgagtagtacgcgtcaccgtctttccacccctccccactctctgattggctccctaactcaggcgagcctttagaccatagtttccatgctgtcttttcagatcggaacgattgtgcaaagcagcatgggatttcccaggctaggtttTAGGATCTCTATTGACAAAACTAAAATAATGGTTTTCTCAAGAAAGAAAATGGTTAAGGATATAAAAGTGAATCTCTCTGCTAATGAATTGGAAAGGGTTGACTCATTTAAATACCTGGGCTTATGGTTTGACCAAAGATTAACGTGGACAGTGCATATACAAAAAATGATTGATAAATGCAAGAAAGTAATAAATGTAATGAGATGTCTATGCGGAGTGGAGTGGGGAGCAAGCAGACATGCTCTAAAAACAATGTATACAGGTTTGATTAGGTCTGTGCTTGACTATGGAAGTATAATATATGGGTCTGCAGCCAAAACACTGCGGAATAAGTTGGATGTGATCCAAAATCAAGCATTAAGGTTATGCTGCGGTGCTGTTAAAACTACTCCAGTGTCAGCTATCCAGGTGGAGATGGAGAAATGCCTCTTCATCTTAGAAGAGAACAGTTAGCCATTGTGTATTGGGCAAATTTAAAGGGTCATAATGAAAATCATATGAGTCAACCAGTCCTGAGGCAATGTCAAGAGCGTGGAAATGTCCAAGTCAGAAGTTTTGGTTGGGTGATTAATGACAAAGTTAATGAGACAGGGTTTAGTGAATTAAAGATAAGTCCTactgtgcctatcccagctgtcccaCCATGGGTCTTTAAAGAGAGATCCATTGACCTGGGGTTATTAGAGGAGATGCAAGAGAGTAACATGGACAAATTAAGGGTTCAGAGCGATCTTATGGAGACGTATAGAGAGGATATAACTCTATATACAGATGCCTCTAAAATGGCTGGTAAAAGAGTTGGGGTTGCTTTTGTTATCCCAAAGTTAAAAGTCAAAGTAGGAAAAAGAATCAATGATGATCTAGTGGTTTATACAGCGGAGTTGGTTGCCGTGTGGCGAGCTCTGCTATGGGTGGAAGCTAACAGGCCAAGGAGGCAGTAATTGCTTCAGACTCCAGCTCAGCTTTGATTAGCATTGGAACGTCGCAGTCAAAATCAAGGCAGGACATTGTGTATGAAATATTACAAGCTGCAAATGATCTGTTAAAGACAGGAGTTAGGATAACTCTTGTATGGGTACCAGCTCATATCGGAGTTGTAGGGAATGAGATGGCAGATAAGTGCGCTAAACAAGCAGCTGGGAATCCCAGCATAGATATCGAAGTCACTTacagcaaggcagaaattaaaagTATGATTAAGAGCATAGTTAAAGGAAAATGGCAAACATTATGGGATAATGGCCAGACTGGGAGACAGTTTTATAATATCCAGAACAAAGTGGGAAAAAGCAGAAACACCAACAGAAGTAAGGAAGAGGAGGATGCTTTTACGAGAATGAGGTTTGGTCACACAAGATTAAATAGTTCTTTGGTGATGATAAAAAAGCATGCAGATGGAAACTGTGATTTCTGTGGCAGCCCGGAGTCTACAGAGCAGGTTATTTTCCACTGTCCTAAATACCAGGAAGAAAGACAAAGATTAATTTTACAGTTGCAAGAGAAACTTGGAGGACATTCTGCAAAGAAGTACAGGTGAAATCTGTTTCAAATATGTATTTAGTTTCTTAAGGAACACAGGTCTAATTAGaagaatttagtttttttttttatttaaactcGAGTACCACACCCCAGTCcagctggtggcggtaatgcaccattgaagctagttgccaaccgccataaaaccggaagaagaagaagaagaacttccgCTTGCTGTGTAGACCCGCCCCGGAAGTGTGCTTGCCGCCATTTTAGGTTTCGGCGCGCGGCGTGTTGGGTTGAGTTTAGAGCAGGTCGGGTTCGGTTCTTGTTGTTCTCGGTTCTGTGATATTTCAGCTTTATCCGTGTGAAAGGTGAGTAAAGCAGTGAGAAGTGAAGATAAGGATGAGTTACGGCAGACCTCCGCCCGATGTTGAGGGCATGACCTCGCTGAAAGTGGATAATCTGACTTACCGAACCTCGCCCGAGACTCTGCGGCGCGTTTTCGAGAAGTACGGCCGCGTCGGAGACGTGTACATCCCGCGAGACCGCTACACCAAGGAGAGCCGCGGCTTCGCCTTCGTGCGCTTCCACGACAAGCGGGACGCCGAGGACGCGATGGACGCCATGGACGGCGCGCTGCTGGACGGACGGGAGCTGCGCGTCCAAATGGCGCGTTACGGCCGACCCCCGGACTCGCACTACGGCCGCCGCGGAGGACCCCCGCGCAGATACGGCGGCTACGGACGGAGGAGTCGGAGGTTGGTTTCCTAACTACTAAACTGTGGCCGCAAACATGGCGCCGGTGCCCCGACCGCGCTTTTCCACAAAGGCCCAACTCTAAATGTCTGCCTGTTGAACATGGCGTGGTGGTTACAGAATATCACACTCTTACAAAATGAAGTTTTTACACATTAGTAAAGCAAAAAAAAGGCCTATGttacatttattttaattaatactTTAATACGTGTTTCGTGCAGCAAAGTTGCAGTTGAGGCCTGGTAAACAAACTCGAGCCTCGGGTTTTCCTGAGGGAGTGGGCCGAATAGAGCGCTGTTTAACCGGGTCTCAGGAAACTGTCAGCGCGGTGCAGCTGCGGCCTACAAGGCCGAGTCGCACTTAATCACAAAACACTTGCAAACTGCGAGTACTAGTGATCCAGAGCTATTGTGTTCTGTGGTAAACG
Above is a genomic segment from Neoarius graeffei isolate fNeoGra1 chromosome 14, fNeoGra1.pri, whole genome shotgun sequence containing:
- the srsf2a gene encoding serine and arginine rich splicing factor 2a, encoding MSYGRPPPDVEGMTSLKVDNLTYRTSPETLRRVFEKYGRVGDVYIPRDRYTKESRGFAFVRFHDKRDAEDAMDAMDGALLDGRELRVQMARYGRPPDSHYGRRGGPPRRYGGYGRRSRSRSPRRRRHSRSRSRSRSRSRSRSRYSRSRSRSYSRSRSRSKSRTPRRSKSKSPSRSRSRSKSKSPSRSRSPRSNRASKSKSRSRSRSRPKSPEANGTAQDS